One genomic segment of Intestinimonas butyriciproducens includes these proteins:
- a CDS encoding purine-nucleoside phosphorylase has translation MQYTFAQYQESADFIRAKIGSFAPKVAMVLGSGLGFLGDEVEDPICVSYRDIPHFKASTAPGHKGRLVFGTLRGRNVAVMQGRMHHYEGYSYEEVGYAVRVLRLLGCDTLVVTNAAGGVNLDFQAGDLMLITDHIKIFMESPLRGENLPAFGPRFPDASHLYTPALQEVARTAARDLGIPLREGVYMYFPGPQYETPAEVRFARVAGADAVGMSTAPEVIVAGHCGMQVLGFTLVSNLAAGILDQPLSEQEVLDAAEACKDKFSRLVLACLERI, from the coding sequence ATGCAGTATACCTTTGCCCAGTATCAGGAGAGCGCGGACTTCATCCGCGCCAAGATCGGCTCCTTTGCCCCCAAGGTCGCCATGGTCCTGGGTTCCGGCCTGGGCTTCCTGGGCGACGAGGTGGAGGACCCCATCTGTGTCTCCTACCGCGATATCCCCCATTTCAAGGCGTCCACCGCCCCCGGCCACAAGGGCCGGCTGGTCTTCGGCACCCTGCGGGGCCGGAATGTGGCCGTCATGCAGGGCCGGATGCACCACTACGAGGGCTATTCCTATGAGGAGGTGGGCTACGCCGTCCGGGTGCTGCGCCTGCTGGGGTGCGACACCCTGGTGGTCACCAACGCCGCCGGCGGGGTCAATCTGGACTTCCAGGCCGGGGACCTGATGCTCATCACCGACCACATCAAAATTTTCATGGAGTCTCCGCTGCGGGGGGAGAATCTCCCCGCGTTCGGCCCCCGGTTCCCCGACGCCTCCCACCTCTATACCCCCGCCCTGCAGGAGGTGGCCCGGACCGCCGCCAGGGATCTGGGCATCCCGCTGCGGGAGGGCGTGTATATGTACTTCCCCGGGCCCCAGTATGAGACACCGGCGGAGGTCCGCTTTGCCCGGGTGGCCGGGGCCGACGCGGTAGGCATGTCCACCGCTCCCGAGGTCATTGTGGCCGGACACTGCGGGATGCAGGTGCTGGGCTTCACTCTGGTATCCAATCTGGCCGCCGGCATCCTGGACCAGCCCCTCTCCGAGCAGGAGGTGCTGGACGCGGCCGAGGCCTGCAAGGATAAGTTTTCCAGGCTGGTGCTGGCCTGCCTGGAGCGCATCTGA
- a CDS encoding helix-turn-helix domain-containing protein, translated as MTLGEKLYRLRKEKGWTQERLAEQIGVSRQALSKWESGSAVPDAVNILRLSKLFAVSADYLLDDAFESSDATWAGRPSGQARRPASWAVLRTAAGVCAVGVSLLGMLLLGILSSVFPCVYSISPAGVEWTRVYTGLWGFLKTNHLEWLFALCGALLLAGTAVLCSPVLKRLRDRRASSPAPDQ; from the coding sequence ATGACCTTGGGTGAAAAGCTATACCGTCTCAGAAAAGAAAAGGGTTGGACACAGGAACGGCTGGCCGAGCAGATCGGCGTATCCAGGCAGGCGCTCTCGAAGTGGGAATCCGGCAGCGCCGTCCCTGACGCGGTGAACATTCTGCGTCTGAGCAAGCTGTTCGCGGTCTCCGCGGACTATCTTCTGGACGATGCCTTTGAAAGCAGCGACGCCACATGGGCCGGCCGCCCCTCCGGCCAGGCGCGCCGTCCCGCCTCCTGGGCCGTTCTCCGCACGGCCGCCGGAGTCTGCGCCGTCGGCGTCTCCCTGCTCGGCATGCTCCTTCTGGGGATCCTCAGTTCGGTATTCCCCTGCGTCTATTCCATCTCTCCGGCTGGTGTGGAATGGACGCGGGTTTATACCGGCCTCTGGGGGTTTTTGAAAACAAATCATCTCGAGTGGCTGTTTGCGCTCTGTGGGGCACTCCTCCTCGCCGGAACAGCCGTTCTCTGTTCTCCCGTTCTCAAGCGGCTGCGGGACAGGCGCGCGTCCTCCCCCGCCCCGGACCAATGA
- a CDS encoding NADH-dependent [FeFe] hydrogenase, group A6, translating to MEQKMVTLKINDIPVTVPEGTTVLEAARNAGIKIPSLCFLKGVNEIGACRICVVEVKGAKSLVASCVYPVSEGMEVQTNTERVRHSRQLTLELILSNHRMDCLTCARNAHCELRELAAELGIDAVRYANDELLPRIEDSAPHLVRDNSKCVLCRRCTAVCRKYQEVGVIGPNDRGFSTHIGCAFDRDLSEVDCVSCGQCIVACPTGALSEKDDTAKVWAALNDPAKHVVVGPAPSVRVTLGECFKMPIGTNVEGKMVSALRRLGFDKVFDVDNAADFTIMEEGTEFLARMKEGGVLPMITSCSPGWIRYCEQHYPDMLPNLSTCKSPQQMFGALVKSYYAEKAGIDPKDIVVVSVMPCTAKKYEVQREEQRMANGCMPVDISITTRELARMIQRAGILFDHLPEGQFDPMLGLSTGASVIFGASGGVMEAALRTVVEVVTGGEMKPLEFHEVRGMEGIKEAVYELPGRTVRVCAASGLHNAKTVLDGVKNGTLHYDFIEFMACPGGCINGGGQPLQSAEVRSFTDIKALRAAALYRQDEAMPIRKSHENPVLQAVYQDYLGEPGGHRAHELLHCTYVPQKRYRTENKF from the coding sequence ATGGAACAGAAAATGGTAACCCTGAAAATCAACGACATCCCGGTGACCGTCCCCGAGGGGACCACCGTCCTGGAGGCGGCCCGCAACGCCGGCATTAAGATCCCTTCCCTCTGCTTCCTCAAGGGGGTCAATGAGATCGGCGCCTGCCGCATTTGCGTGGTGGAGGTGAAGGGGGCCAAGAGCCTGGTGGCCTCCTGCGTCTATCCTGTGAGCGAGGGCATGGAGGTCCAGACCAACACCGAGCGGGTGCGCCACTCCCGTCAGCTCACCCTGGAGCTCATCCTGTCCAACCACCGCATGGACTGCCTCACCTGCGCCCGGAACGCCCACTGTGAACTGCGGGAGCTGGCCGCCGAGCTGGGCATCGACGCTGTGCGCTACGCCAACGACGAGCTGCTGCCCCGGATCGAGGATTCCGCCCCACACTTGGTCCGGGACAACTCCAAGTGCGTCCTGTGCCGCCGCTGCACCGCCGTGTGCCGCAAATATCAGGAGGTGGGGGTCATCGGCCCCAATGACCGGGGCTTTTCCACCCACATCGGCTGCGCCTTCGACCGGGACCTCTCCGAGGTGGACTGCGTCTCCTGCGGCCAGTGCATCGTGGCCTGCCCCACTGGCGCCCTCTCCGAGAAGGACGATACCGCGAAGGTCTGGGCCGCCCTCAACGACCCCGCCAAGCACGTGGTGGTAGGCCCCGCCCCCTCCGTCCGGGTGACCCTGGGCGAGTGCTTCAAAATGCCCATCGGAACCAACGTGGAGGGCAAGATGGTCTCCGCCCTCCGCCGCCTGGGCTTCGACAAGGTCTTTGACGTGGACAACGCCGCCGACTTCACCATTATGGAGGAGGGCACGGAGTTTCTGGCGCGCATGAAGGAGGGGGGCGTCCTGCCCATGATCACCTCCTGCTCCCCCGGCTGGATCCGCTACTGTGAGCAGCACTACCCTGACATGCTGCCCAATCTCTCCACCTGCAAGTCCCCCCAGCAGATGTTCGGCGCCCTGGTGAAGAGCTACTATGCCGAGAAGGCGGGCATCGACCCCAAGGATATCGTGGTGGTCTCCGTCATGCCTTGCACCGCCAAGAAATATGAGGTCCAGCGGGAGGAGCAACGCATGGCCAACGGCTGTATGCCTGTGGACATCTCCATCACCACCCGGGAGCTTGCCCGCATGATCCAGCGGGCGGGCATCCTCTTCGACCACCTGCCCGAGGGGCAGTTCGATCCCATGCTGGGCCTGAGCACCGGCGCCTCCGTGATTTTCGGCGCGTCCGGCGGCGTGATGGAGGCCGCCCTGCGTACTGTGGTGGAGGTGGTCACCGGCGGCGAGATGAAGCCCCTGGAGTTCCACGAGGTCCGCGGTATGGAGGGCATCAAGGAGGCGGTTTACGAGCTGCCCGGCAGGACCGTCCGGGTCTGCGCGGCCTCCGGCCTCCACAACGCCAAAACAGTACTGGACGGCGTGAAAAACGGCACCTTGCACTACGATTTCATCGAGTTCATGGCCTGCCCCGGCGGCTGCATCAACGGCGGCGGACAGCCCCTCCAGAGCGCGGAGGTCCGCTCCTTCACCGACATCAAGGCGCTGCGGGCCGCCGCCCTCTACCGGCAGGACGAGGCCATGCCCATCCGCAAGAGCCATGAGAACCCGGTGCTCCAGGCCGTCTATCAGGATTACCTGGGTGAGCCCGGCGGCCACAGAGCCCACGAGCTGCTCCATTGCACCTATGTGCCCCAGAAGCGCTACCGTACCGAGAACAAATTCTAA
- a CDS encoding amidohydrolase family protein, with protein sequence MATMIYNVTAVLMDEGHTVLPGAYVVVDGHRITDFGAQRPQGFTGKCIDGKGGILMPGLVNAHTHVPMTAMRGYGDGHDLHEWLNQYIFPVEAKWDDRAVRVCAALGLAEMISSGVTCIADMYMHTDVVLREVDAAGLSANVCCGGVQFEETFDPEKNHDCIVQRELTEKWHGRDDGRIRVDASLHAEYTSREGLCRWMARFAADHGLGMHVHLSETRKEHEECKLRHGGLTPAAYLAGLGVFDVRAIAAHCVWTTPEDWALLAEKGVSAVHNPVSNLKLGSGVAPVVDLRGAGVNVALGTDGVSSNNCTDFFGDLKLAAILQNGVRHDPMALTAWDALEMATVNGGKALGRKTGRIEKGYDADLILLDAEAVNLIPCHDAANNLAYAAHGSNVVMNMARGKVIYKNGEFLTIDIERVKKEVEGYALPLLFG encoded by the coding sequence ATGGCAACCATGATCTACAACGTCACCGCCGTGCTGATGGACGAGGGACATACCGTGCTGCCGGGGGCCTATGTGGTGGTGGACGGCCACAGGATCACCGACTTCGGCGCCCAGCGGCCTCAGGGCTTTACGGGCAAGTGCATCGACGGCAAGGGGGGCATCCTCATGCCCGGTCTGGTGAACGCCCACACCCACGTGCCCATGACCGCCATGCGGGGCTACGGAGACGGCCACGACCTGCACGAATGGCTGAACCAGTATATTTTCCCGGTGGAGGCCAAGTGGGACGACCGTGCCGTCCGGGTCTGCGCCGCCCTGGGCCTTGCGGAGATGATCTCCTCCGGCGTCACCTGCATCGCCGACATGTATATGCACACCGACGTCGTCCTCCGGGAGGTGGACGCCGCCGGCCTGAGCGCCAACGTCTGCTGCGGCGGCGTACAGTTTGAGGAAACCTTCGACCCGGAGAAGAATCATGACTGCATCGTGCAGAGGGAGCTCACCGAGAAGTGGCATGGCAGGGATGACGGGCGCATCCGGGTGGATGCCTCCCTCCACGCGGAGTACACGTCCCGGGAGGGCCTGTGCCGGTGGATGGCCCGGTTTGCCGCCGACCACGGACTGGGCATGCATGTCCATCTCTCCGAGACCCGGAAGGAGCATGAGGAGTGCAAGCTCCGCCACGGCGGGCTGACCCCGGCCGCCTATCTGGCCGGGCTTGGCGTCTTTGACGTGCGGGCCATCGCCGCCCACTGCGTCTGGACCACCCCCGAGGACTGGGCCCTGCTGGCGGAAAAGGGGGTTTCGGCGGTCCACAATCCGGTGTCCAACCTGAAGCTGGGCTCCGGGGTGGCGCCGGTGGTGGACCTCAGGGGGGCAGGGGTCAACGTGGCCCTGGGCACCGACGGCGTCTCCTCCAACAACTGCACCGATTTCTTCGGAGACCTGAAGCTGGCCGCCATCCTCCAGAACGGCGTCCGCCACGACCCCATGGCCCTCACCGCGTGGGACGCCCTGGAGATGGCCACCGTCAACGGCGGAAAGGCCCTGGGCCGCAAGACCGGGCGCATTGAGAAGGGGTATGACGCCGACCTCATCCTTCTGGACGCCGAGGCCGTCAACCTCATCCCCTGTCACGACGCGGCCAACAATCTGGCCTACGCCGCCCACGGCTCCAACGTGGTGATGAATATGGCCCGGGGCAAGGTCATATACAAAAATGGGGAGTTTCTCACCATCGACATCGAGCGGGTGAAAAAAGAGGTGGAGGGGTACGCCCTGCCGCTGCTGTTCGGCTGA